The Desulfuromonas acetexigens genome has a segment encoding these proteins:
- a CDS encoding cytochrome c3 family protein produces the protein MIRNLAFSLVLVAGLLVFADRADALISAHQCTYCHTTHLALGDTLLNAASVEALCLSCHGPGGISTLKAEVHTDSTTAPSFRHTCLDCHNPHDNLPNWKGGENIALVGLDLEDLGVARIPTPNSGIRNVVFENRTAFIQGSPDYDGACETCHTLTRFHRNTADGTHTHQVDTTCTSCHNHGNYFLR, from the coding sequence ATGATCCGCAATCTGGCTTTCTCTCTGGTGCTCGTCGCCGGGCTGCTCGTCTTCGCTGACCGCGCCGACGCTTTGATTTCCGCCCATCAATGCACCTATTGCCACACCACCCACCTGGCGCTGGGGGATACTCTGCTCAATGCCGCGAGTGTCGAAGCCCTGTGTCTTTCCTGCCATGGCCCCGGCGGCATCTCCACGCTGAAGGCCGAGGTGCATACGGATAGCACCACTGCGCCCAGCTTTCGCCATACCTGTCTCGATTGCCACAACCCGCACGACAACCTCCCGAACTGGAAAGGCGGTGAAAATATCGCGCTGGTCGGGCTGGACCTCGAAGATCTCGGCGTGGCGCGCATTCCTACCCCCAACAGCGGGATTCGCAACGTCGTCTTCGAGAACCGCACCGCCTTTATCCAAGGCAGCCCCGACTATGACGGGGCCTGCGAAACCTGCCACACCCTGACCCGGTTCCACCGCAACACGGCCGACGGCACCCATACCCATCAGGTCGACACCACCTGCACCAGCTGCCATAATCATGGCAATTACTTTCTGCGGTAG
- a CDS encoding exosortase system-associated protein, TIGR04073 family — protein MPKHLLIFMSMLLFLLTAAVAPALAVSHAEKDYIDDVLEPETYMEKSSFKLLRGLTNMVTSPGEIPKQMVLTIRDRGALGVPLGFLKGIGMTVMRVGIGAWETVSFPAPNSMEGDFAPIMNPEFVWNPSPPIRR, from the coding sequence ATGCCGAAACACCTGTTGATCTTCATGTCCATGCTGCTTTTTCTGTTGACGGCCGCCGTCGCTCCGGCCCTGGCCGTGAGCCACGCCGAAAAGGATTACATTGATGATGTGCTGGAGCCGGAAACCTATATGGAAAAATCCTCCTTCAAACTCCTGCGCGGGCTGACCAACATGGTCACCAGCCCCGGCGAAATCCCCAAACAGATGGTGCTCACCATCCGCGACCGGGGTGCCCTCGGCGTTCCTTTGGGATTTCTCAAAGGCATCGGCATGACCGTGATGCGCGTCGGCATCGGCGCCTGGGAAACGGTCTCCTTCCCTGCGCCAAACAGCATGGAGGGGGATTTCGCACCGATCATGAATCCGGAATTCGTCTGGAATCCCTCCCCTCCGATTCGCCGTTGA
- a CDS encoding class I SAM-dependent methyltransferase, producing the protein MRKTLQEPSLIRMVRWAQRLVAEVLEAGDLAIDLTAGNGTDTLFLARQVGSEGRVFAFDVQLEALQHTGARLTEAGIAWILDGQGDAGTVRLVHDSHARLTEYTQGPARGIMANLGYLPGGDPGLTTRVEITLEALRQALDLLAIGGRMALVVYIGHPPGEEECRAVEEWLQGLSSRYWHILRLQVANRRQAPYLLVVERRG; encoded by the coding sequence ATGCGAAAAACACTACAGGAACCCTCGCTGATCCGCATGGTGCGCTGGGCGCAGCGGTTGGTGGCGGAAGTACTCGAGGCCGGCGATCTGGCCATCGATCTCACCGCCGGCAACGGCACCGACACCCTCTTTCTGGCCCGCCAGGTCGGATCCGAAGGTCGGGTTTTTGCCTTCGACGTACAATTAGAAGCGCTGCAACACACTGGGGCGCGCCTCACCGAGGCAGGGATTGCCTGGATTCTCGACGGTCAAGGCGATGCCGGGACGGTGCGCCTGGTGCATGACAGTCATGCGCGACTGACGGAATACACCCAGGGACCGGCGCGGGGGATCATGGCCAATCTCGGCTATCTGCCCGGCGGCGATCCCGGGCTGACGACACGCGTTGAAATAACACTGGAAGCCTTGCGGCAAGCCCTCGATTTACTGGCGATTGGGGGGCGGATGGCGCTGGTGGTCTACATCGGCCACCCGCCAGGGGAAGAGGAGTGCCGGGCCGTGGAGGAATGGCTGCAAGGACTGTCGTCCCGCTATTGGCACATTCTGCGGCTACAGGTGGCGAACCGGCGGCAGGCTCCGTATCTGCTGGTGGTGGAACGACGTGGATGA
- the rpoH gene encoding RNA polymerase sigma factor RpoH, whose product MSLANPPLVIDSLDHYLARIKQFELLDRDEETALARRYRRDGDLEAAHRLICGNLRFVVKVANEYRGYGMKMLDLIQEGNIGLMMAVKKFDPDRGIRLISYAVWWIRAYIQNYIVKTWSLVKIGTTQAQKKLFFKLKQTQAALLRLTGREDGEEIAQTLDVRTDEVEEMSRRLAARETSLDVELIEGEHFTLMDTLVDDTPDQESRLIEDEHRRRLSSEVHQAFDCLNDRERKIIQERILDESPRTLQELADDFGISRERVRQLEANALSKLRGTLEGLRTA is encoded by the coding sequence ATGAGTTTAGCCAATCCTCCTTTAGTGATCGATAGCCTGGATCATTATCTGGCAAGAATCAAGCAGTTTGAACTCCTCGACCGGGATGAGGAGACCGCCTTGGCGCGCCGCTATCGCCGGGATGGCGATCTCGAGGCCGCCCATCGCCTGATCTGCGGCAACCTGCGCTTTGTGGTCAAAGTCGCCAACGAATATCGCGGCTACGGCATGAAGATGCTCGATCTGATTCAGGAAGGGAACATCGGCCTGATGATGGCGGTGAAGAAATTCGATCCGGATCGGGGCATCCGGCTGATTTCCTATGCGGTCTGGTGGATTCGTGCCTATATCCAGAACTACATCGTCAAGACCTGGTCGCTGGTGAAGATCGGCACCACTCAGGCCCAGAAAAAACTCTTTTTCAAGCTCAAGCAGACGCAGGCGGCGCTGTTGCGCCTGACCGGCCGGGAGGATGGCGAGGAGATCGCCCAGACCCTCGATGTGCGCACCGACGAGGTTGAAGAGATGAGCCGTCGCTTGGCCGCCCGCGAGACCTCGCTGGATGTGGAACTGATCGAGGGAGAGCATTTTACCCTCATGGATACGCTGGTCGATGACACCCCCGACCAGGAATCCCGGCTGATCGAAGATGAACATCGCCGGCGGCTGTCCAGCGAAGTCCACCAAGCCTTTGACTGCCTCAACGACCGGGAACGGAAAATCATCCAGGAAAGGATTCTGGACGAATCACCTCGAACCCTGCAGGAGTTGGCCGACGATTTTGGCATCAGCCGGGAGCGTGTGCGCCAGCTTGAAGCGAACGCTTTGAGCAAGCTGCGGGGAACGCTCGAAGGCTTGCGCACAGCCTGA
- a CDS encoding outer membrane protein assembly factor BamD codes for MKKLLSALLLLLLATACASTVVPPPKTAEHYLEEGEANFEKGRYEDAIANWEKVRDSYFSPELNILSELKIAEAYFLSERYVEAATAYEDFLKQHPDHPRTADVLFQLGLSYFHQMLSADRDQTATRNALSTFTDLQKRFPDFSRADELTTKIAQCRERLAEHEILVGQFYLRTKQYQAASNRISGVLAENPDYPKKDEAYFLLGHAYLMLEQRQRAADAFNSLFREYPASDYVLQAQKLVEKNY; via the coding sequence ATGAAAAAACTGCTCAGCGCCCTGCTTCTGCTCCTGTTGGCCACCGCCTGTGCCTCGACAGTGGTCCCCCCGCCCAAGACCGCCGAACATTATCTGGAGGAGGGTGAGGCCAATTTCGAAAAGGGCCGCTACGAGGACGCCATCGCCAACTGGGAAAAGGTCAGGGACAGTTATTTTTCCCCCGAACTCAACATCCTCTCCGAGTTAAAAATCGCCGAAGCCTACTTCCTGAGTGAACGCTATGTTGAAGCGGCCACGGCTTACGAGGACTTTCTCAAGCAGCACCCCGACCATCCTCGCACCGCGGATGTCCTCTTCCAACTTGGGCTTTCCTATTTTCACCAGATGCTCTCGGCGGACCGCGATCAGACCGCGACCCGTAACGCCCTTTCGACCTTCACCGATCTGCAGAAACGCTTCCCCGACTTTTCCCGGGCCGATGAACTGACCACCAAGATCGCCCAATGTCGAGAGCGGCTGGCGGAACATGAAATCCTGGTCGGCCAGTTCTACCTGCGCACCAAACAGTACCAGGCGGCGAGCAATCGCATCAGCGGGGTTCTGGCCGAAAATCCGGACTACCCGAAAAAAGACGAGGCCTATTTCCTGCTCGGACATGCCTACCTCATGCTCGAACAGCGGCAGCGCGCGGCGGATGCCTTCAACTCCCTTTTCCGCGAATATCCCGCCAGCGACTATGTGCTGCAGGCGCAGAAACTGGTAGAAAAAAACTACTGA